From the Methanobacterium spitsbergense genome, one window contains:
- a CDS encoding Lrp/AsnC family transcriptional regulator, with amino-acid sequence MDDIDSEIIRSLVRNSRITLSQMSKEINVPDATISNRLKKLEKSVIKQYTLLVDPDEMGLKVTAIIIIQTESEKHENVKNELSKLEEVSEVYSVSGEYDILIKVWAHSIEELNEIMNSKVRSVDGVEDLTEMIVMERVKEGVIPPI; translated from the coding sequence ATGGACGATATAGACTCTGAAATAATTCGTTCCTTGGTCAGGAATTCTAGAATAACTCTCTCCCAAATGTCTAAAGAGATAAATGTTCCGGACGCAACCATATCCAACCGACTTAAAAAGTTGGAGAAAAGTGTGATCAAACAGTATACTCTCTTAGTTGACCCTGATGAAATGGGTTTGAAGGTAACTGCAATTATTATCATACAAACTGAGTCGGAAAAACATGAAAATGTTAAAAATGAGCTTTCAAAGCTTGAAGAAGTATCTGAAGTGTACAGTGTATCAGGTGAATATGATATACTCATCAAGGTATGGGCGCATAGTATAGAAGAGCTCAATGAAATTATGAACAGTAAAGTCAGGTCTGTTGATGGTGTTGAAGATCTGACTGAAATGATCGTTATGGAGCGTGTTAAAGAGGGAGTAATTCCACCAATATAA
- a CDS encoding magnesium transporter MgtE N-terminal domain-containing protein — MYLSDFIKKPVISPTGERIGKLKDVIVSSDHSYPIIKALKISITGKETINVSWRYIGGLGKEIKLKYSLEDIKPYKIQKHDIILLKDVMDRQVVDIEGKKIRRVNDIKISPTNGHFHVIGVDIGVNGILRRLSLNRIAKPLGITSNEDLISWKDIDPLGSDYSNVKLKVPKQKIKKLHPADMAEIVDQLGLNESLNILTSLDDESAADTLEEVSPERQVSLLEGMDSQRAAEILDEMSPDDAADVLADLPEEKAEELLDLMEPEESDDLRKLLKYPENTAGGIMTTEFAYVDQDLTVRAVLNSLRHMAEDVETIYYVYVISKRGDLVGVISLRDLLLSESNRNVSEIMHTHIIKADVMEDQHEVAQKIAKYNLIALPVVEEETKLRGIITVDDAIDIVLPTAWKKRVPRMFGR, encoded by the coding sequence TTGTATCTAAGTGATTTCATCAAAAAACCAGTGATATCTCCAACAGGAGAAAGAATAGGAAAATTAAAGGATGTTATAGTATCATCGGACCATTCATATCCAATTATTAAAGCTTTAAAAATTAGTATAACAGGCAAAGAGACAATAAATGTTTCGTGGAGATATATTGGAGGTTTAGGTAAAGAAATAAAACTTAAATATTCATTAGAAGATATTAAGCCCTATAAAATTCAAAAACATGATATTATCCTTTTAAAAGATGTGATGGACAGGCAAGTGGTTGACATTGAAGGCAAAAAGATCAGAAGAGTCAACGACATAAAAATATCTCCAACTAATGGTCACTTTCATGTTATTGGTGTTGATATTGGTGTTAATGGTATTTTAAGAAGGTTAAGTCTTAATAGAATAGCAAAACCACTTGGAATAACTTCAAATGAGGATCTCATCTCATGGAAGGATATTGATCCATTGGGAAGTGATTATTCCAATGTCAAATTGAAGGTGCCTAAACAGAAAATAAAAAAGCTCCACCCTGCAGATATGGCGGAAATTGTAGATCAATTGGGATTAAATGAATCTTTGAATATTTTAACATCTTTAGACGATGAATCTGCTGCAGACACTCTTGAGGAAGTTTCTCCAGAAAGACAAGTTTCACTTTTAGAGGGCATGGATAGCCAACGAGCGGCTGAAATTCTAGATGAAATGTCTCCAGATGATGCAGCAGATGTTTTAGCTGATTTGCCTGAAGAAAAAGCTGAAGAACTCTTAGATTTAATGGAGCCAGAAGAATCTGATGATCTTAGGAAGTTGTTAAAGTATCCCGAGAACACAGCAGGTGGAATCATGACAACAGAATTTGCCTATGTTGATCAGGATTTAACTGTAAGGGCGGTTTTAAATTCATTGAGGCATATGGCAGAAGATGTTGAAACTATATACTATGTTTATGTTATATCGAAAAGAGGAGATCTTGTGGGTGTAATCTCGCTTAGGGATCTTCTACTTTCAGAATCTAATCGAAATGTTTCAGAGATCATGCATACCCACATAATAAAAGCTGATGTGATGGAAGATCAGCATGAGGTTGCTCAGAAAATTGCCAAATATAATTTGATTGCTTTACCCGTTGTCGAGGAGGAAACTAAATTGAGGGGTATTATCACTGTAGATGATGCC